CAGATAAGAGAAGAAAATTAAACTGAGGCATTATTCAGTAATgttaacaatattaattttgcaattcatttttaagaaattagataatattaaagtacATCTCTAGttaattataaacaaaaattcttttatgattaaatttttttttttttatccacccatataatacttttgtaggacattaaacttttaaagaaaagataaaaaatttttattgatatgattaatatttataagaaatagTATATTTAAGTAAGCTCATTaaattggtttttttttttttgtttacaaGAAagactttatttttaattttttttttttcatgtaaattttaatcttGTTTTACTAGTAGCAATcaattagaattttttttttaaatatattttaaatagtaagTATATGATATTATCTAGATTTCGTTCTTTTCACAtggtaaattttaataaaataaactatgttcttttatatttgtagaaatatatacatatatattaaaaatggttGAAACATCAGAAGAggattttaaacaaataatgtTGTTTCATAACGATTTTAGTTCCTCAGAATTAAGGTAAGTAGTTTAGAGcggaaaaaattaaaaacctatatttatagtatttttctaaatataaaattaatatacattataaattaaaatgtaaacTTTACAACCATTTAATTACTCTTAACAatactaaaatataatctATCACATGTTtcaaagttgtttttttttttaataattttaaaaatacacaCCCATTTTGGAATTAGTAATATGAAGTTATTGTTTTGATGTTTACATCATTTTGACAACTTCTAAAAAGGCTTATAttttgtgataaaaaaaatattacactTGGTCTATTTTTTTCCACATAATATTTAGAGAAACAacacattttaaataacattgtCTGCTCTTATCGTTATTTTTTGCCCCATATCAAATATCTCtgtttatttgtttttttttttttttttgcctaccatttatattaaaaaatggcTTTACCATTTGCATCAACTATTGAAAAGTATGCATTAGAAGATTCTATTTATCATCAAAGAAGGCACTCTGCCACTCCTGATGGTTTGTctttctataaatataaaaatgaatgtaATAGTAACAATTGCCTATTAAGTAGTAactcaaataaaaataactttgtTTATTCTACTGAATCTTTATATGGTTCaggaaattatttttgtaataataaattgaataatataaattacaatCCACATTTATATGGGAATAGTTATACAATTCAAAGGAATGctggaaaaaaatttcatccacttttttttagttCATCTAGTAATTCAGGGAACAATCAAACTTTAGTTGCGATAGATCATAAAATTGAGCAAGCTATGgtatgttattttaatttattaataattatatttattattattttttttaggatCTTGTTAAAACTCATTTAATGTTTGCTGTGAGAGAAGAAGTAGATTCATTACGTTCTCGaataaaagaattagaaGCAACAGCTGTGAGGTTAGAAAGAgaaaacaactttttaaaGGAACATATTCCAGCGTCAATTTTACAGAAAGTTGAAACACAGTTAGCAGGAACAAATTTGTCTCATCAATAACGtgatttttgatatttaacaTGATGataattgtatttaaaaaaaaaaaaagataaaaatattattgttacgacaaatacttttaaatagcTCGAAATGGAGATTAAAGagaatcttttttaaacGTAAAAACAAGTTTTCGGGTATTTTTACTCATTTTTGGAGagtctaatttttttaaacatttttttatatattaaagaacCCGGTCATttacttttcttttattgttttcattttatttgaaagttatgttaataaatttattttgcttctattattaaattttaatgatcatgttttttttttgatacaattactttaaatatatatttaaaatttggaCATTCAAACATGTTTTATAATGTGATACTCTAATGTTGTTTAATAagttcaaaaattaaaaatgtaacataatattttgaaaagttaataattattcaatAGTATATACAAGAAAtagttgaaaatatttttataaaattttgtgttTATATTTGTACTAAAAGGGACTTAgcataacaattttatttatatgaattattaatcagcatatatatatatgtatatatatgcatgtttttattttatttttattatctataaaaaaaaaagtaacattTGTTATagactataaaaaaaaaattttaaaaaaaatgctttttttaaatataataatggtTGTATCATATTAGAggacaaattatttttaataaaatagaaattaaaatatattagaaatatgatgtcatttatataaaagaaaaatatgtGGTAGTtaagttataataaataaaaaatacaattaaaattgtaattagaaaatgtttggtagaataaaaaatttaaaattaatcaaaagtatgaaagttattttatatttttaacattgaTATTTCTCTTTAAGTGAATACttattgttaattatatacaatcttaattattttaatttaacgaCTTATAAAGCCAAACTTTGTTAAAAGagttataacatttttagtATAACATCATACAATATGAGCATTTTATAAGTTGTttgtaattaatattatttatatctattGCATAACTTTATAATGCGCATCATACTATCTTTTCCATAATTTGTTGTcatagtaaaaattatttttttttttagtgttaatattttaaacatgaCTTCTTATGATCAACAATCAAATGACTTTCTTTATTCATGTAGTTGTTTTTGCCCAGGCTACAAACCAGATGaggtatttaaaaaaaaaattttaattttatttacctcttaaattattataggcaattaaaagttttgttGAAGTTTTAGAggaacaatataaaaataatttgaatgaaataaataaaaaagaattaaatgtTGATTATGGAcctaataaaattgatatttggGGTGACAAAAGTGATAAATTATTCATCTACATACATGGTGGATTTTGGCAGGAGGGTTGTAAAGAAGGTGCAACAAGTATTGTCAAACctttaattgataataatattcaagTTGTATGTGTTGGTTATACTTTAGCAACACAGATAccattagaaaaattaatcaacGAGATAATATGttgtatttcttttttacataaaaaatttccattatcagaaattatattatcaGGTCATAGTGCAGGTGCTCATCTTGCCACAAAAGCCTGtgaaaatgaagatattggtaaaattgttaaaaaattaattttatattctggtatttttaaattacatgATCTAGTTGGAACATATATTGGAAATCCAATAAATTTAACCATAGAAAGTGCTGATGAGTGTTcaattgattttaaaaaattaaagaaaaattatagtggaaaaattatattatttgctGGTGGATTTGAATCaccaaaaataaaacaacaaTCTAATTATTTtgcaaataaattaaatcttCCATTTTATGTATggctttttttttctccccaatttatattaattatttttctttttagaTAATTCCAAATGAAGatcatttttcatatataaaaaaattagctGATGTTATTTCACCTGTAACTAATATGactatatcatttattaatgaatgatataatataatgataataaaattttttttttattaaataaaaatgtttagttaatatatatatattttcttattaatatactattgtttaaaaagaatatcaattaaataatcGCAACAAATTATTGATACACTAAAATTCCTTATTCTTTAATGTCAAGGACAAAAATCAACAAAATTCTAACTTTAATATAACAGTACTTTTAAAGTAATGTACCAGTTCCCTAAGAAGTTGGTTGATAATTATGTATATCAACTTAGAAAGATTGTACAAGTACAACgcttatataattaataaagtataattaaaatattgaagGATACCAGTGTGAGTGATTTAAATTAGGTGTTAACCAATCATTCTTCTGTTTATACTACattcttaatatttatttattaaattataataagatataattttcttttatacatttttatatcaaatattttaattaattttttttttttaagttaaaataatGGAAAAAACCAATACTGGGTCTGAAGTTAATAACAAATCTTTATCtaaagaaaataaacaaGAAGAAAATCCATCAAAACATGGAGAATGGACTTCAGTAGCagatacattaaaaaaaaatgaaacacCACAATTACAGGAAAATACAAATGTAAGTAAAGACTTTTTACCTAAAAGAACTCAAAGTTACACAGGTACATGGAAAAAGAAAGTTGAAGAGGTATCATAGCACATTTACcacaatattttctttattcatttattttttttatttatattatatctattttttcttttctttttttttaggaaCAAAAAGCTCAAAAACAATTAGGTGGTATTTATGGATATACTCCATTTACAAGACCTACAAATTCTAATGCAACTTTTAATCCAAATACATTATCTGATACAATGTATGGTGGACGTCCAGGATCAGCTATACCAAGACCACAAAttggtaataaaatatcagtTAATGGAGTAACATCAAGACCAAGTTCTGCTttagataatatatattcttgTGGTATACAAAGACCTGAATCAAGAACAGGTAGTGAATATGGAATGCCAATAATAGGATCAAGATATCAATCATATACTACACTTCCAAGACCAGAACAATTAGATAAtgaacaattaaataattatggACCATATAGTATTTATGGTGCCTCACAACAAGTATATGGAACAACACCAAGAGGACGTCAAATTCCtgttgataatatttatggAGTTGGTGGaagaaatattatgaaaGGTGCTCCAATATCAAGACCACCATCAGCTTTATCTAATATGATggtacaaaataattttggtaAACCAGCATATCTTAATCCAGCATTTAGTGtatcaaatatatacatGGGACAACCAGCAGCAACAACAATACCAAGTAAAACTGGTCCAATGATGCTTTCATCAGAAAATGTtggttataaaaaaaaaggaacaCTTGTTAATAATTCTGGTCTATCTGTTTGTTCATCAATGCAAGTTGTCTCAGGTTTATGTTTTATAGGTATTGGTATTgtaagaataattttaaatgctAAATGGGCTTTTGGTATAGAAGTAGCATTTGGATTTCTTTCAATATTAACAGGTTTACTTGGAGTAATTggtttaagaaataaaaattattcatgtTCTGTAgcaagttttattatttctaatgcaaatacatattttgttataattccATTTTTAATTGGTCTTATACCATTACTTCCTTTTCATATAAGATCAGATACTTTTGTAGTATTAATTGGAAATGATGAACCAATTGAAGTTGATATTGCTCTAACAGTACTTTGTGTAATacaatttttcttatcattaataatgGCTATATTTGGTTGCCGTGCCTGGGGATTAACTATGGATCATGTAGAACATTTAAGATTAAGAGATGTTATGAGAGAAGTATATCCTGGAAATATTAATAGACaatgaaaattaaatgatatcaaattttaccaataatattttatagtaattttttttttaaattataacatGATTTTATGgcataacaaaaataaatgtgattaattatttgatattttgaaaataagaaaaaattttttatatacaaattgttataaatattttcattcaCAGTAGTAatgttacattttttttatataacatataattttttcaatattatcttttataacacataataaataaatagttgttttttttttattaattataaaattaatggaaaaaaaattaattaattatttaagggtttctaaaaaaaaagtattttatcttaaaaataatatcatacTAAGAAAGATtctgttaaaaattaattaattacaacaaccttatatttaaattatgcatttttttttggtaaataaCCTGAGAaagttaatgaaaaaataattaaaacataTGTGATAAAATCATTGACaacaaaattgttttttttttttggcaTATTTTGTAGTATGCAttcaacaacaacaaaaaaactttgtataaaaaaatttcttttaatattaatgatgtTATCAATTTTCATAAACCCAGGAAGTGGTTTGttttaatgtttttgaatttaaaaatacataaagTTTCCGTAAGATACGATAAATttactaataatttaaaaattaatttatgagattgtattaattttattataaaaatgttaatttttttaatacttatacttaatatttattgCATTATAAAGTTCTtgcaaataataaattactatttttatttgttaaataaattattataattataaaattcatatataattattttttaaattttatagtaaagttaatttttaaataaatgaaataatcttaattaaaaattttttttaattttaaaaataaaattactttacacaaataaaataattaatattttaaataaagatttacttaacgttatttaatttattactttttgcTTTTAAACAATTGATCGAAGACATATTGTTCCAACCATCTTATTGGGAATGAGCTAGTTTAATTTACACGacttaaaaattactttctttttttttgctgtatttttgattatttatttattatcatttttacaatatttaaaagtaaacttatcatttttatctttatttataaatttttctcaATATTAcgtcataaatttttatctgttttttttatatatataatttgttaatttttaggATTACGATGTCTGCTCCTTTTCCACGCCATCCAAATAGTGTTGTACTTAGTGAACCAATTCTTGTATCACCGTTAATTCGTGCTGCTCGCTGGGGAGCCTTAGGTTTAGGAATTGTTTATGGAGCAGTAAGACTTTGTCAAATCCGTAAGTATCATGCTGATATTAGAGAGTTTGAACACTCTAAAGCTGTTGCTAAAGCTGAAGAAGATGCTAAACAAAAGAAATGGTGTTCTAAAGACGAAATGAGATATTTGATGAAggtaatttaataattaataatgaaggcaattaatgttaatttttttagactGTCAATATTCCATTCGAGGAAGGCGTTGCCCAATTTGGAATTGCCGATATCTATCGTGAAGATTAGGATagtaaaaatagttattatttttagttatttaaataaaaattttgaagaaatATGATTAGATTCTTTCTACTagaatttgttttttttaacatatgtTAAAGTATGTTATCAGTTCTATTCACATGCCttaatatgaataaatattcataatttgtttaaatactttttaattttttatttcaaaatattataaaatgccGATGTAAGAAATTAGTAtactaaattaatataacttGTCTTATTTATCGTCAAAAACGAGTAAAAATTTGTAGTTACAAGAGAATTAACTATCAGttgttgataatatttttaccttATAAATgctaataaattgtttaattttatatgcaattaaaaagatttattaaaatactatttataaattacaGACGTATCATTAAAGAAAGTAAATCTTTTTTAGTCcaataaaacatatttagtattaataatatatatgataactaccattttaattattaaaaattttatttataaagcttatttttaatattaacttttgtggtaaaaaataattaatctctatacaaaaaaatatggtGTTTACATACGTTGCTGAAATGGCAATGTATATATGTGTAAGTGTTTGATGTTTGTAGAGATGAGTTCTATAATGTATTTGACCAACACTTTCTTTGCTTCATTACAACTGCAAAACCTAgatttgtttaataaaaataggtTAAAGGTATGAAAGCAATATTAAACTGTAGAGACTTTGGGTGAGGTGAATAGATTTAGTTCTAATTTGTCTCAATAGCTCCACAacactcttttttttttttttttttgataatttttgtaGAAATTCATactacaaaaatatatattagtaggataaaaaaaaatgtattagcattaaattatatatttattaaaatggtaactaataaataataatatttttcttttattttttactatgcttatttaattaattatcaatattatggtaataaaacaaaaaagcagaaattaaaatatattataaaagaatttttttaaatgattaatacttgaaaacaaatttattttaaaaagaataaagtTTACCTAAGCTTATTATTGAATATAACATCAttcttattataatattcttcTTTTTACTTATGGATGTTATTGAGTCAAATAGAGTCTAATCAGCATTAATTATATTCTCTCTCggtatttaaaatatacattatacCCTTTCATTTGTCACAACAACACATATGTGTTAAGTTAACATGAAAATTacatataaagttttaaattttaatctttattttaGGTAAAAAAGGCATAGAATAAGGTTTCACTTATATTATAGTAATTTAGAtcataataattaatgatataatttattaaagcatacatattattatacatacttttttttttatttattttaaaattaattgtattttaaagactatttttttattattttataatattacttttttagtGTCTTTTAATTATCTTCAATCTTTCTATcatactttaatttttttttttttcttttgtaaattaaaaatgggTATATGCCATAGtgaagaagaaaaagaaCAGGGAGTAGTTAACaaagaaattgaaaaaaaactaaaagaAAGCAAAATGTTAGatgaaaaaacaataaaattgttaCTTTTAGGTaagtaattaattaattatcatttatatatttttttaggtGCTGGAGAGTGCGGGAAAAGTACCGTAATGAAACAgatgaaaatattacataataATGGTTTTACAGAAGATGAATTAAATCAACAAAAATCTGTTGTTTatagtaatataataaattcaaTGTTATTACTTATAAAAGCAATGAATACATATAAAGTTGGTTATTCAAATATTCAAAGTGAGGCTGAGGCTCGTGTTATTTTAGatgttgttaaaaaaaatgaagaatcAGAACCATTTACTAAAGAAGTATATAATgctttaaaagttttatggAGTGATACTTCAATAAATACAATTGtttatgaaaaaagaaaagaatttCATTTGCAGGATTCtgcaaaatatttttttgattcttTAGATAGATTTGCAGATACTTCATATAAACCAACAGAAACAGATATTCTTTTAACAAGAATAAAAACAACTGGAATAGTTgaagtaatatttaaaataaaatctgTTAATTTCaggtaaaaattattaatttagtacatatatatattttttcttttatttttttctatataaattttttaagagTTTTTGATGTTGGAGGTCAAAGATCAGAACGTAAAAAATGGATACACTGTTTTGAAAATGTAAATGCcataatttttgttacaGCAGTTTCGGAGTATGATGAGGTATTATTTGAAGATGAAACAACTAATAGAATGACTGAATCAATGAGATTATTTGAATCAATTTGTAATTCTCGATGGTTTATTACAACATCaatgatattatttcttaataaaaaagatttatttgctgaaaaaattaaaaaagtatcgattaaaattttattcccTGAATATAATGGTGAACAAAATTATGATGAGTCAATCgattatattaaaactaaATTTGAAGAACTTAATTCAAAcccaaaaaaagttatttacgTTCATCAAACATGTGCAACAGATACTAATCAAGTACAATTAATATTAGATTCAGTTGTTAGTATGGTTATTCAAGCGAACCTTCACAAATCGGGattgtattaaatttatttataaaaaaaaaaattttacattagTGGCTTGTTATTTAACTAATtagttatataattatataatgtaaaaattatattaataacataaaacattgctgttaaattataatgttaTGTTGTTATGGTAATAATTTAACCTTTTAAAAAcgaattaatatatatttttttttaatttatatgattatcagttaaaaaagtaaagGACAAAtgttatttcattaaaaagtttaatttgtaaaaaaaaaaaatcaaaattattaaaatatatgaaactataataattaataccTCTAACTATATAAGagtacattttttattgaaataaaaaaaaagttaaaattgttaaaataggaaaaatcaaaaattttgtaaaaatatattcctcaaggttatttgttatttaaataattatatatcttcctttaatattatcttaaAGAATGGCTTTAATATTAGATGAAACTagttttaacattatattccttctttatatatatatatacacatATTCATGTATGCTACAAGAGGTTTGAAGACAAGTTATATCGCATTTTCATATTCTGATAAACATATTATACATTAttcatcaataaaataaaaagttttttttttatattattattttacatttttctattctaagtaataaataaataatactaataaggatataaatattattgaatctaattttacttattaatttttatttaattttttaccaTGAGAACCAATTATGgcatattaatatatatactaatttttatatataaaaatatttcgtgtaatattatttataagcGTGAAATATCAAATGTCAATggtaagttttaaaaatttttattttaattaattttatttataaagataattatattcctaatgataaattgtcaccagataatttttcttatttctttgaagacaacatatttttaaaaggtaTATTAACAATGATTGAAAATGTTAACAATTTGTTTATCAAAGAAAaggaaaatttatataataataataataaaattaatagaaaaaataatgaaaaaccTCAAGTACAAGATGCAAAAacagaaatatttaatgaaccAATACATATTAAAAGTTCAAATAAGGAAGATATgattgaaaattataaaaaaatttttaataaaaaaaaggaaaaaaatgatgaaaatataaataataaggATAGGGCAGATTTTTCAATGAGTATAGATGAGGTACCAGAAACAAAAGAAGAGACaatcaataaaaatgaagatttaAGTTATTTAGTTAGTAAAGAACATTGggaaaaa
This Strongyloides ratti genome assembly S_ratti_ED321, chromosome : 2 DNA region includes the following protein-coding sequences:
- a CDS encoding Guanine nucleotide-binding protein G(k) subunit alpha; this translates as MGICHSEEEKEQGVVNKEIEKKLKESKMLDEKTIKLLLLGAGECGKSTVMKQMKILHNNGFTEDELNQQKSVVYSNIINSMLLLIKAMNTYKVGYSNIQSEAEARVILDVVKKNEESEPFTKEVYNALKVLWSDTSINTIVYEKRKEFHLQDSAKYFFDSLDRFADTSYKPTETDILLTRIKTTGIVEVIFKIKSVNFRVFDVGGQRSERKKWIHCFENVNAIIFVTAVSEYDEVLFEDETTNRMTESMRLFESICNSRWFITTSMILFLNKKDLFAEKIKKVSIKILFPEYNGEQNYDESIDYIKTKFEELNSNPKKVIYVHQTCATDTNQVQLILDSVVSMVIQANLHKSGLY
- a CDS encoding ATPase, F0 complex, subunit E, mitochondrial family-containing protein, coding for MSAPFPRHPNSVVLSEPILVSPLIRAARWGALGLGIVYGAVRLCQIRKYHADIREFEHSKAVAKAEEDAKQKKWCSKDEMRYLMKTVNIPFEEGVAQFGIADIYRED